In Luteitalea sp. TBR-22, one genomic interval encodes:
- a CDS encoding SAM-dependent methyltransferase: MSTATVSPRIAAIVDLIDPALPVWDLCCDRGVIGCAVLDRFPEAAVIFVEKRPRIVEALRDAVANRSGRQGRYRVVCDDVRHMPLPDAPASFVVAGVGTNLICEFLARVAHRDGDRVVCSTSQSPDRFERLTGEAGWRVVARRDVASRTGRQTVWVVARTDHASG; the protein is encoded by the coding sequence ATGTCCACGGCCACGGTGTCGCCCCGAATCGCGGCCATCGTGGACCTGATCGACCCGGCGCTGCCGGTGTGGGACCTGTGCTGCGACCGGGGCGTCATCGGCTGCGCCGTGCTCGACCGGTTTCCCGAGGCGGCGGTGATCTTCGTCGAGAAGCGTCCCCGCATCGTCGAGGCCCTCAGGGACGCCGTGGCCAATCGTTCCGGTCGGCAGGGGCGCTACCGCGTCGTCTGCGACGACGTGCGACACATGCCCCTGCCTGACGCTCCCGCGAGCTTCGTGGTCGCTGGTGTTGGTACGAACCTCATCTGCGAGTTCCTGGCGCGAGTGGCTCATCGCGACGGCGATCGGGTCGTCTGCAGCACCAGCCAGTCGCCCGACCGGTTCGAACGGCTGACGGGCGAGGCCGGGTGGCGCGTCGTGGCCCGGCGCGACGTGGCGTCGAGGACCGGGAGGCAGACCGTGTGGGTGGTGGCACGGACCGACCACGCATCGGGCTAG
- a CDS encoding RidA family protein, producing MRQSAPSFNAAATLLAVVAVLFATHARSPVAAQGPAPARGSTDAAGIGRQAIGGVAGRGWSSAVVVGQGQLVHTATFTPVDGQGRVVSADPAAQASRVLDDLDVALKAAGSGLAHLARLHVYVADASVTPAIDAVLARRFAGAGAPALTLVESQMPRDGVRVVMDAIAVTARRAPDGRPERLVVPTLPTPVGNAAHLAVQPAGPFVIVSGRAAQGDFEAAVRGTMEQLRGDLAAVGLGLEHAVQVKAFLGDMTRVDDLRRLVAATFAGVAPPIVVTEWRRAGAPTEIELVATAPGATDPRERVAFVEPISARYSRVARIFAGRPIFVSGLSGRSADPATQVREIFADLTSLLATAGSDVRHIPKATYYVADPVADAEFNNVRPTLFDPNRPPAASKISVSGTGRAGKVTTVDFIAVTVGK from the coding sequence ATGCGCCAGTCAGCCCCGTCCTTCAACGCCGCCGCGACCCTGCTCGCAGTCGTCGCCGTCCTGTTCGCTACTCACGCGCGATCCCCGGTCGCCGCCCAGGGGCCGGCTCCGGCGCGCGGCTCGACGGATGCCGCCGGGATCGGCCGGCAGGCGATTGGCGGCGTCGCCGGGCGTGGATGGTCCTCGGCCGTCGTGGTGGGGCAAGGACAACTGGTCCATACCGCGACGTTCACGCCCGTCGACGGGCAGGGCCGCGTCGTGAGCGCCGACCCGGCCGCGCAGGCCAGTCGCGTGCTCGACGACCTCGATGTGGCGCTGAAGGCCGCCGGGTCGGGGCTGGCGCACCTGGCGCGCCTCCACGTCTACGTCGCCGACGCGTCGGTCACGCCGGCCATCGACGCCGTACTGGCGAGGCGGTTCGCCGGTGCCGGGGCCCCGGCCCTCACGCTCGTCGAGTCGCAGATGCCGCGCGACGGTGTTCGTGTCGTGATGGATGCCATCGCGGTGACGGCGCGCCGAGCCCCCGATGGCCGCCCGGAACGCCTCGTCGTTCCGACACTCCCGACGCCGGTCGGCAATGCCGCGCACCTGGCCGTGCAGCCCGCCGGCCCCTTCGTCATCGTGTCGGGTCGGGCGGCGCAGGGCGACTTCGAGGCCGCCGTGCGCGGCACGATGGAGCAACTGCGGGGCGACCTCGCCGCGGTGGGACTCGGCTTGGAGCACGCCGTGCAGGTCAAGGCGTTCCTCGGCGACATGACGCGGGTCGACGACCTCCGGCGCCTCGTCGCCGCGACCTTCGCCGGCGTGGCGCCACCCATCGTCGTCACCGAGTGGCGTCGTGCGGGAGCGCCGACCGAGATCGAACTGGTGGCCACCGCGCCGGGCGCGACGGACCCGAGGGAGCGCGTCGCCTTCGTCGAGCCGATCTCGGCCCGGTACAGCCGCGTCGCCCGCATCTTCGCCGGGCGTCCCATCTTCGTCTCGGGGTTGTCTGGGCGATCTGCCGATCCGGCCACCCAGGTGCGCGAGATCTTCGCCGACCTGACGTCGCTGCTCGCGACCGCGGGCAGCGACGTGCGGCACATCCCCAAGGCGACCTACTACGTGGCCGATCCGGTCGCCGACGCCGAGTTCAACAACGTCCGGCCGACCCTCTTCGACCCGAACCGACCGCCGGCGGCCTCGAAGATCTCGGTGTCCGGCACGGGTCGCGCCGGCAAGGTCACCACGGTGGACTTCATCGCGGTCACGGTCGGCAAGTGA
- a CDS encoding VWA domain-containing protein, translating to MTRPGLPPLRARATSLLVLVALACVATLVAQQPGPTFRATTDLVVIDMVAVDRDGRFVADLRPDEIEVKEDGKRQPVQLLRVVGDEDASTSRGMATVVPGGAAQAGSPAPAPKVAAALRRLVIVVDTLSLSIDAVPRVRDALRAAIADVPRDMPVAVLSVGGDLIVDQPFTTDVALLGAAIARLAPQLDPPVGVRGIFDAVDRACAATSEQRRVAEIAIEAGEQMLRDAQARSAATSEALQRLATRLGALDGRKHLVLYSSGHAISPLSQAVDAIAAALSACTGLDPMQARRDATSALGRMENQATAAGLRQVVAAANRAQITFYTIDPAGVTTSAIMPSTRGTAQTGGQGPLFAYAGLRGDAGRDYVEGLAAETGGLTVKSNDMATVLRRAADDARRYYLLGYVPPASRSKDELRKITVSITRGGVSVRYRKGYMSTPAPTAVAPTEAERAIEEALASPERFADEAIDVNPTVEGDTLTIEVLVPQAAITFSGAGDHREAAFAVHAQVEPARREDSGRSRAARDASASRPSPLPGKDIVLEVTSEDYARIVAAGTLRVVLTAPAPRTPSRLVVAVRDAGGWIATRVVPCCGAASAGGAGAAGDAAPLLEQAAAQVEAFVARFSNVVMEETLTQTYTAAPSTLGGRYSRVLTPGATARRALRSDFLLVRPASTVFWLAFRDVLEVDGRPVVDRQGRLEQLFLQEGRSGIAEAQRIAAAGAAYFLGARTRTTTSPVFALAFLQPHHQSRFAYTIEKGRATGTRTLVAREVQEPTLLRTESGGNLPIRARYEIDVTSGVVRMSEVSLTTLAEQLVLRTTFEVDARTNAVVPATLREEQIARDGARLLTTATYGRVRTFGVTTSEAVP from the coding sequence ATGACGAGACCGGGCTTGCCGCCGCTCCGGGCCCGTGCGACGAGCCTGCTGGTGCTCGTGGCGCTGGCGTGCGTCGCGACGCTCGTCGCGCAGCAGCCCGGGCCCACGTTTCGCGCGACGACCGACCTGGTCGTCATCGACATGGTCGCCGTCGATCGGGATGGCCGGTTCGTCGCCGACCTGCGTCCGGACGAGATCGAGGTGAAGGAGGACGGCAAGCGTCAGCCGGTCCAGTTGCTGCGTGTGGTGGGCGACGAAGACGCCTCCACGTCGCGGGGGATGGCGACGGTCGTGCCGGGCGGCGCCGCGCAGGCCGGCAGCCCTGCTCCTGCCCCGAAAGTTGCGGCGGCGCTGCGGCGGCTGGTCATCGTCGTCGACACGCTGTCGCTCTCGATCGACGCCGTTCCGCGGGTGCGCGATGCGCTGCGCGCCGCCATCGCTGACGTGCCGCGCGACATGCCCGTCGCCGTGCTGAGCGTCGGCGGCGACCTGATCGTCGATCAGCCGTTCACCACCGACGTCGCCCTCCTCGGCGCGGCGATCGCGAGGCTGGCGCCGCAACTCGATCCCCCGGTCGGCGTGCGCGGCATCTTCGACGCCGTCGATCGGGCGTGCGCGGCCACGTCCGAGCAGCGGCGCGTCGCCGAGATCGCGATCGAGGCCGGCGAGCAGATGCTGCGCGACGCGCAGGCGCGCAGCGCCGCCACCAGCGAAGCGCTGCAGCGGCTCGCCACGCGTCTCGGCGCGCTCGACGGCCGCAAGCACCTCGTGCTGTATTCGTCGGGCCATGCGATCAGCCCGCTGTCGCAGGCGGTGGACGCGATTGCCGCGGCGCTGTCGGCCTGCACCGGCCTCGACCCGATGCAGGCGCGCCGCGACGCCACGTCGGCCCTCGGGCGCATGGAGAACCAGGCGACGGCGGCGGGGCTGCGGCAGGTCGTCGCCGCCGCCAACAGGGCACAGATCACCTTCTACACGATCGATCCGGCAGGAGTGACGACGAGCGCGATCATGCCGTCGACACGCGGCACGGCCCAGACCGGCGGGCAGGGTCCGCTGTTTGCCTATGCCGGCCTGCGCGGTGACGCGGGCCGCGACTACGTGGAAGGCCTCGCCGCCGAGACCGGCGGCCTCACCGTGAAGTCCAACGACATGGCCACGGTGCTGCGGCGCGCTGCCGACGACGCGCGACGCTACTACCTGCTCGGCTATGTCCCGCCAGCCAGCAGGAGCAAGGACGAGCTGCGGAAGATCACCGTGTCGATCACGCGCGGCGGCGTGTCGGTGCGCTACCGCAAGGGCTACATGTCGACACCGGCGCCGACGGCAGTGGCGCCGACGGAGGCCGAGCGCGCCATCGAGGAGGCGCTCGCCTCGCCCGAACGTTTCGCCGACGAGGCCATCGACGTCAATCCGACCGTGGAAGGCGACACGCTGACGATCGAGGTCCTGGTGCCCCAGGCGGCGATCACGTTCAGCGGAGCCGGAGATCACCGCGAGGCGGCGTTCGCCGTCCACGCGCAGGTGGAACCCGCGAGGCGGGAAGACTCGGGGCGATCGCGCGCTGCCAGGGACGCCTCGGCGAGTCGGCCCTCGCCATTGCCAGGCAAGGACATCGTCCTCGAGGTGACCTCGGAGGACTACGCGCGCATCGTCGCCGCCGGCACGCTCCGGGTCGTGCTCACGGCGCCCGCCCCGCGCACGCCGTCCCGACTCGTGGTGGCCGTTCGAGATGCCGGTGGATGGATCGCGACACGCGTCGTGCCCTGTTGCGGGGCCGCTTCCGCCGGGGGCGCTGGCGCGGCCGGGGACGCCGCGCCGTTGCTCGAGCAGGCCGCCGCGCAGGTGGAGGCGTTCGTCGCGCGGTTCTCCAACGTCGTGATGGAGGAGACACTGACGCAGACGTACACGGCGGCGCCCTCGACACTCGGCGGCCGCTACTCGCGCGTGCTGACGCCCGGCGCCACGGCCAGGCGCGCGCTGCGGTCGGACTTCCTGCTCGTGCGCCCCGCGTCGACGGTCTTCTGGCTCGCCTTCCGCGACGTGCTCGAGGTCGACGGACGTCCCGTGGTGGATCGGCAAGGCCGGCTCGAACAGCTCTTCCTGCAAGAGGGACGCTCGGGCATCGCCGAGGCGCAACGCATCGCCGCCGCGGGCGCGGCGTACTTCCTGGGGGCGCGCACGCGCACGACCACCAGTCCCGTGTTCGCGCTCGCGTTCCTGCAACCTCACCACCAGTCCCGCTTCGCATACACGATCGAGAAGGGCCGGGCGACAGGCACGCGCACGCTGGTCGCGCGCGAGGTGCAGGAACCCACCCTCCTCCGCACCGAGAGCGGCGGCAACCTCCCGATCCGCGCCCGGTACGAGATCGACGTGACGAGCGGCGTCGTGCGCATGAGCGAGGTGTCGCTCACCACCCTCGCCGAGCAGCTGGTCCTGCGCACGACCTTCGAGGTGGATGCCCGGACCAACGCGGTGGTGCCCGCCACGCTGCGAGAGGAGCAGATCGCCCGCGACGGCGCGCGCCTGCTCACCACCGCGACGTACGGCCGCGTCCGCACGTTCGGCGTGACGACGAGCGAGGCCGTCCCCTGA
- a CDS encoding c-type cytochrome, whose translation MTGRVLAAALLAAIVAAVVGVSAQVGDRAAIDTGAPPPHWVIPPAPVRTPEESMRMMELPPGFRIELVAAEPLVQDPISFAFDERNRLWVLEWPSYNWPLRDVLGLPSEPTPASRLVVLTDTDGDGRLDTRTVFAQMDWPRGFQLVDGGVILFALPQVLLLRDTDGDDKADTRVVLQDGLPIPVNPHLAPSSPSWTLDNWAYGLQVGDRLRLVNATPLRSPAGRLAGQWGMSHDDWGRLFFSYNGDHIRGSLVPTSYTARNPQYTASGGIDVRIGQDNEVWPHAITPGVNRRAQLHDDGKLKVFTANAAPLVYRGDQFPEEYRGNVFVGESAGRLIRRSIVSEQDGILTSRNAYDRREFLFSNDERVRPVYTANGPDGALYVADMYRGIIEGHIFLTTFLRNQAVSRGLQQPFNGMGRIYRIVHEGRPVPTPPVVRRGDVAGWVALLSHPNGHWRDTAQRMIVASRSQLAVPAVRALATTHADPRVRLHALWTLDGLGAADDGVVLSGLADASPHVRSAALRLAETRLGDPAVGAAVLRLVDDPDVTVRRQLLYSLGETRSRAAEDARMQLLRRDVDAPFFVDAFMSGHEGRSRETLEMVTSTALWETDRPGHRALVIALATAVAGEGRPEGRALLRRLSSEGSGRPAWQREAVLEGMKAARAAAPEITSAAPRDPVLAARVERGRKDFAICAACHQPNGRGLPAVAPPLVGSPRVLGPPEALIRIVLNGRDEDPAYAVMPPLAGLPDDQLAAILTYVRQAWGHQASPITAAAVRAGRGGRVGAR comes from the coding sequence GTGACGGGTCGCGTCCTGGCCGCTGCACTCCTCGCGGCGATCGTGGCCGCCGTCGTGGGCGTGTCGGCCCAGGTCGGCGATCGCGCCGCGATCGACACCGGGGCGCCGCCGCCGCACTGGGTGATTCCTCCCGCGCCGGTCCGCACACCGGAGGAGTCGATGCGGATGATGGAACTGCCCCCCGGGTTCCGCATCGAACTGGTCGCTGCCGAGCCGCTGGTGCAGGACCCGATCTCGTTCGCGTTCGACGAGCGCAACCGGCTGTGGGTGCTGGAGTGGCCCTCGTACAACTGGCCGCTGCGCGACGTGCTCGGCCTGCCGTCGGAGCCGACCCCCGCCAGCCGGCTCGTCGTGCTCACCGACACCGACGGCGACGGACGCCTCGACACGCGCACCGTGTTCGCCCAGATGGACTGGCCGCGCGGGTTCCAGTTGGTGGACGGCGGCGTCATCCTGTTCGCGCTGCCGCAGGTGCTGCTGCTGCGCGACACCGACGGCGACGACAAGGCCGACACCCGCGTCGTGCTGCAGGACGGCCTGCCGATTCCGGTCAATCCGCACCTGGCGCCGAGCAGCCCGTCGTGGACGCTCGACAACTGGGCGTATGGCCTGCAGGTGGGCGACCGCCTGCGGCTGGTCAACGCCACCCCGCTGCGCTCGCCGGCCGGTCGCCTGGCGGGGCAGTGGGGCATGTCCCACGACGACTGGGGGCGGCTGTTCTTCAGTTACAACGGCGACCACATCCGAGGCAGCCTGGTCCCCACGTCCTACACCGCGCGCAACCCCCAGTACACCGCGAGCGGTGGCATCGACGTTCGAATCGGCCAGGACAACGAGGTCTGGCCGCACGCCATCACGCCGGGCGTCAACCGCCGCGCCCAGCTGCACGACGATGGGAAGCTCAAGGTGTTCACGGCCAACGCGGCGCCGCTGGTGTACCGCGGCGATCAGTTCCCCGAGGAGTACCGCGGCAACGTCTTCGTCGGCGAGTCGGCCGGACGCCTGATCCGCCGCTCGATCGTCAGCGAGCAGGACGGCATCCTCACGAGCCGTAACGCCTATGACCGGCGCGAGTTCCTGTTCTCCAACGACGAGCGGGTGCGCCCGGTGTACACCGCCAACGGCCCGGACGGCGCGCTCTACGTCGCCGACATGTATCGCGGGATCATCGAGGGACACATCTTCCTCACGACGTTCCTGCGCAACCAGGCCGTGTCGCGCGGGCTGCAGCAGCCCTTCAACGGCATGGGGCGAATCTATCGCATCGTCCACGAGGGTCGGCCGGTGCCGACGCCACCGGTGGTCCGTCGCGGCGACGTGGCCGGCTGGGTGGCGTTGCTGTCGCACCCGAACGGCCACTGGCGCGACACCGCGCAGCGGATGATCGTCGCCTCGCGCTCCCAGCTCGCCGTGCCCGCGGTCCGCGCGCTCGCGACAACGCATGCCGACCCTCGCGTCCGCCTGCACGCGCTGTGGACCCTCGACGGCCTCGGCGCCGCCGACGATGGGGTCGTGCTGTCGGGCCTGGCCGATGCCTCGCCGCACGTGCGGAGCGCTGCGCTGCGGCTGGCAGAAACGCGGCTCGGCGATCCGGCGGTCGGTGCCGCCGTGCTGCGGCTGGTCGACGACCCTGACGTCACGGTGCGCCGCCAGCTGTTGTACTCGCTGGGCGAGACGCGAAGCCGCGCCGCTGAGGACGCACGCATGCAGTTGCTGCGTCGCGACGTGGATGCCCCGTTCTTCGTGGATGCGTTCATGAGCGGGCACGAGGGGCGCTCCCGGGAGACGCTGGAGATGGTCACCAGCACCGCGCTGTGGGAGACGGACCGGCCCGGGCACCGCGCGCTGGTGATCGCGCTGGCCACGGCGGTGGCCGGCGAAGGACGGCCGGAGGGCCGGGCGTTGCTGCGGCGTCTGTCGTCGGAGGGCAGCGGACGTCCGGCGTGGCAGCGCGAGGCCGTGCTCGAGGGGATGAAGGCCGCCAGGGCCGCGGCGCCGGAGATCACGTCGGCCGCGCCCAGGGATCCGGTGCTGGCGGCGCGCGTCGAGCGGGGCCGCAAGGACTTCGCGATCTGCGCCGCCTGCCATCAGCCCAATGGCCGCGGCCTGCCGGCGGTGGCGCCGCCGCTGGTGGGATCGCCCCGCGTGCTCGGGCCGCCCGAGGCCCTCATCAGGATCGTGCTCAACGGCCGCGACGAGGATCCGGCATACGCGGTGATGCCGCCGCTCGCGGGGTTGCCAGACGACCAGCTCGCGGCAATCCTCACCTATGTCCGTCAGGCCTGGGGGCATCAGGCGTCGCCGATCACGGCGGCGGCCGTCCGGGCCGGCCGGGGCGGGCGCGTGGGCGCCAGGTGA
- a CDS encoding M20/M25/M40 family metallo-hydrolase, translating to MPTRILLSLLIALPATALLAQPPALDAATARMRADLEVLTSAESAGRASLTPGSHAVAQYLVGRLRDAGLRPADGDAYLQRFDLVPLHLDRERSSVVVRRGSDEQRFAPLSVAFPAPTSPVDLTLDVVFAGFGITAPEFGYDDYAGLDVRGKAVLVFDHEPQEDDTRSPLHGAGFTLHANAWQKTRTAQQHGAAAVLLVTEPINTHRTAPRPPERANAPAQALVAGALGIPRVTLPADAAVALLRGTGRAPADLQRAIDATGRPASQALPGVTVSLRAVNGADATPQPSWNVVGLLPGTDPRLRDETIMVTSHYDHLGVQQGRLYPGANDNGSGTVAMVEVARQLAGARLARSVLFVSFGSEEQLMLGSYHYAAHPLRPLPTTRAVLNLDMVGRNEAHTPESEGAYEITAGRSDQLNLVGAAYSPDLAAVLRQAAPAAGLTLSDKFDRESSMRTLFRCDHLPFLQHGVPAVWLFGGFHPGYHEPSDTIDRVDFDKMARTVRLTVEAVKALANSDAPPKFRY from the coding sequence GTGCCGACCCGCATCCTCCTGTCGCTCCTGATCGCCCTCCCGGCGACCGCCCTGCTGGCGCAGCCGCCCGCCCTCGACGCGGCAACGGCACGCATGCGCGCCGATCTCGAGGTCCTGACGTCGGCCGAGTCGGCCGGACGCGCGTCGCTCACGCCCGGCAGCCATGCCGTGGCGCAGTACCTGGTCGGGCGCCTGCGCGATGCCGGACTGCGCCCGGCCGACGGCGACGCCTACCTGCAGCGCTTCGACCTCGTGCCGCTGCACCTCGACCGCGAGCGATCGTCGGTCGTGGTGCGGCGTGGCAGTGACGAGCAGCGATTCGCGCCCCTGTCGGTCGCCTTCCCCGCGCCGACGTCGCCGGTGGACCTCACGCTGGACGTCGTCTTCGCCGGCTTCGGCATCACGGCGCCGGAGTTCGGCTACGACGACTACGCGGGCCTCGACGTGCGCGGCAAGGCGGTGCTCGTCTTCGATCACGAGCCACAGGAAGACGACACCCGCTCGCCATTGCACGGCGCCGGCTTCACGCTGCACGCCAACGCGTGGCAGAAGACGCGCACGGCCCAACAGCACGGCGCCGCGGCCGTGCTGCTCGTCACCGAACCGATCAACACGCATCGCACGGCGCCGCGTCCTCCCGAACGCGCCAACGCCCCGGCGCAGGCGCTCGTCGCGGGGGCGCTCGGCATCCCGCGCGTCACGCTTCCCGCCGACGCCGCCGTCGCCCTGCTGCGGGGCACGGGCCGTGCGCCCGCCGACCTGCAGCGGGCCATCGACGCCACGGGCCGCCCCGCGTCGCAGGCGCTGCCGGGCGTGACGGTCTCGCTGCGCGCCGTCAACGGCGCCGACGCCACGCCCCAGCCCTCATGGAACGTCGTCGGCCTGCTGCCGGGCACCGATCCCCGCCTCCGCGACGAGACGATCATGGTGACGTCGCACTACGACCACCTCGGGGTGCAGCAGGGGCGCCTCTACCCTGGCGCCAACGACAACGGGTCGGGCACGGTGGCCATGGTGGAAGTGGCACGCCAACTGGCCGGCGCCCGCCTCGCACGCAGCGTCCTCTTCGTGTCGTTCGGGTCCGAGGAGCAGTTGATGCTCGGCTCGTATCACTACGCGGCGCACCCGTTGCGCCCGCTGCCGACGACGCGCGCGGTGCTCAACCTCGACATGGTGGGACGCAACGAGGCGCACACGCCCGAGAGCGAGGGCGCCTACGAGATCACCGCGGGCCGGAGCGATCAGCTCAACCTGGTCGGCGCGGCCTACAGTCCGGACCTGGCGGCCGTCCTCCGGCAGGCCGCGCCGGCCGCGGGCCTGACCCTGAGCGACAAGTTCGATCGCGAGTCGTCCATGCGGACGCTGTTCCGCTGCGACCACCTGCCGTTCCTGCAGCACGGCGTGCCGGCCGTCTGGCTGTTCGGTGGGTTCCATCCCGGCTACCACGAGCCGAGCGACACGATCGATCGCGTGGACTTCGACAAGATGGCGCGGACAGTCAGGCTGACGGTCGAAGCGGTGAAGGCCCTGGCGAACTCGGACGCACCGCCGAAGTTTCGGTACTGA
- a CDS encoding sugar phosphate isomerase/epimerase gives MRFGLLTVTYAGLFYDGPALSLIEQVRKARHLGFDGLSIETKRPVASPLDLTRADRAAVRAAADGEGIELCAIESMSNFASPVMEERENNLAMMRLVLDLAVDLGVPLVKVFAAWPGLVDDEDDTATYVPYERGNYYSRLYPADLRRWQRALDGLRETADLAAERGLTLALQNHAPVLRPGYEDTLAMIRELDRPNVGACLDAPLFKERQSDAYMTEAVRACGEHVLLTHYGAWNFVDAPDGGVAQGPCPSFGGPVNYARYLAELQRIGYDGYLVSEYCLPCVVDHRVAGIEEVDRATAMALAYMKRLVASTVPA, from the coding sequence GTGAGGTTCGGGTTGCTGACGGTGACGTACGCGGGCTTGTTCTACGACGGCCCCGCCCTGAGCCTGATCGAACAGGTCCGCAAGGCGCGGCACCTCGGCTTCGACGGCCTGTCGATCGAGACCAAGCGTCCGGTGGCCTCGCCGCTCGACCTGACGCGCGCCGACCGCGCCGCCGTTCGCGCCGCCGCCGACGGCGAGGGCATCGAGCTCTGTGCGATCGAGAGCATGTCCAACTTCGCCAGCCCGGTGATGGAGGAGCGCGAGAACAACCTGGCGATGATGCGCCTGGTGCTCGACCTGGCCGTGGACCTCGGCGTGCCGCTGGTCAAGGTCTTCGCGGCCTGGCCGGGCCTGGTCGACGACGAGGACGACACGGCGACCTACGTGCCGTACGAGCGCGGCAACTACTACAGCCGGCTCTACCCGGCCGACCTCCGCCGATGGCAACGCGCCCTCGACGGCCTGCGGGAGACTGCCGACCTCGCCGCCGAGCGCGGGCTGACGCTCGCCCTGCAGAACCACGCCCCGGTGCTGCGCCCCGGCTACGAGGACACCCTCGCGATGATCCGCGAGCTCGATCGCCCGAACGTGGGAGCCTGCCTCGACGCGCCCTTGTTCAAGGAGCGGCAGTCCGATGCCTACATGACCGAGGCGGTCCGGGCCTGTGGCGAGCACGTCCTGCTGACGCACTACGGCGCCTGGAACTTCGTCGACGCGCCGGATGGCGGCGTCGCCCAGGGGCCGTGCCCGTCGTTCGGTGGTCCGGTGAACTACGCGCGCTATCTGGCGGAGCTGCAGCGGATCGGCTACGACGGCTACCTCGTCTCCGAGTACTGCCTGCCGTGCGTGGTCGACCACCGCGTCGCCGGCATCGAGGAGGTCGATCGCGCGACCGCCATGGCCCTCGCCTACATGAAGCGCCTGGTCGCCTCCACCGTTCCGGCATGA